Within the Terriglobales bacterium genome, the region CAGCAACTGGGCTGCAACACCTGCCACCGTAACGATTCCCTGGCGCGCGGCCCGAACTTGGCTGGCCTTTATGGGAATCCGGTGAAGATGAAAGACGGCAGCATGGTGATCGCCGATGAGGGTTACATCCGCGAGTCCATCGTGAGTCCCAACGCAAAAATCGTCGCCGGTTTTGATTCCATCATGCCGACCTTCCAGGGGCAGATCAATGAAGACGATATGATCGCCCTGGTGTATTACATTAAGTCTTTGCAGAATCAACAACCCGGAGGTCCGGTGAAAACTTCGCCGAACTCCACTGAAGTTCCGGGGGCCAATCCTCCGGTGAAGTTGCAATAATTATGGCTACTAATGAAATGCCGCGCGAACACTATCTGAACTCCGAGTTCGGAATTAAGTCATGGCTTTTGACCAAAGATCACAAGCGCATCGGGATACTCTATCTCCTTACCATTACATTCTTTTTCTTTGTAGGTGGTTTTTTTGCCACCATGATTCGCATTCATCTGCTTACCCCCGAAGGCGCGCTGGTTTCTGCCGACAACTATAACAAGATGTTTACCATGCACGGCATCATGATGGTGTTCTTCTTTCTCGTGCCATCCGTCCCCGCCGTGCTGGGCAACTTTGTGCTGCCCCTCATGCTGGGCGCCAAAGACGTGGCTTTTCCCAAGCTCAACCTGTTGAGCTGGTACCTTCTTGTAGTCGGTGGTTGCGTCACGCTCTGGGCCCTGGTCAGCGGAGGCGTGGATACCGGCTGGACCTTCTACACGCCCTTCAGTACCACATTTTCCAATACCCACGTAATTACTGCCGCGATGGGAATTTTTATTGCGGGGTTCTCATCCATCCTCACCGGTTTGAACTTTATCGTGACCATCCATCGCATGCGGGCCCCGGGGTTAACTTGGTTCCGTCTGCCTTTGTTTGTGTGGGCCGCCTATGCCACCAGCATGATTCAGGTGCTGGGGACGCCCGTCATTGCCATCACGATGGTGCTGGTCGGGTTGGAACGCGCCTTTCATATCGGGATCTTTGATCCGGCCTACGGCGGCGACCCGGTGCTCTTCCAGCACATGTTCTGGTTCTATTCGCATCCCGCGGTTTACATCATGATCTTGCCGGGCATGGGCATCATCAGCGAAATCATTTCCACCTTTTCACGCAAGCCGATCTTCGGATACAGGTTCGTTGCTTTTTCCAGCCTGGCCATCGCTGTTTTCGGCTTTATCGTCTGGTCGCACCACATGTTTGTTGCCGGCATCTCGGTGTACGCTGCTATGGTCGCTTCCTTCTTGAGCTTTGCCGTGGCCATCCCTTCGGCCATCAAGACTTTTAATTGGGCCGCTACGCTCTATAAGGGTTCCATTTCGTATCGTACCCCCATGCTCTACGCCTTTGGTTTCATCGGGTTGTTTACCATAGGCGGCCTCACTGGGCTGTTTCTGGCAACGCTGGGTCTCGATATTCACCTTCACGATACCTACTTCATCATTGCGCACTTTCACTACATCATGGTGGGTGGCATGGTGATGGCCTACTTGGGCGGTATTCACTACTGGTGGCCCAAAATTACCGGGCGCATGTATCCCGAAGGCTGGGCCAAGCTCTCAGCCATGATTGTGTTTTTGGGTTTCAATCTGACATTTTTCCCGCAATTTATCCTGGGTTATCTGGGGATGCCGCGGCGTTATGCCTCCTATCCGTCCGAGTGGCAGGTGCTGCATGTGCTCTCGACTGCGGGGGCCTCGATTCTTGCCGTCGGATACCTGCTGCCCATGATTTATCTCTTGTATTCGCTTCGCTTCGGCGAGGTAGCGGGCCCCAATCCCTGGGGCGCCACCACTCTGGAGTGGCAGACCACTTCTCCGCCGCCCCTTCACAATTTCGAAGAGGCGCCGGTTGTGACCGAGGAAGTCTACCATTACTCCAAGGAACAGGAGGCGGCATTTGTCTGATCGGAGCGTTGTAATTCACGAGTCGCCCAGGCACGAAGCTCACCACCCCATGCTGCAGCACCACTTTGACGACATGGAGCAGCAGAAAGAAGCCTCTTCCCTCGGCATGTGGATATTCCTCATCACCGAGATCATGTTCTTCGGTGGCATGTTCGCCGCTTATCTGGTCTATCGTCACTCGTACTATGATGCCTTTGTGTGGGGCAGCAGTTCTCTCAATATTATTTATGGCGGCGTCAATACTGCCGTGCTGATCTTCAGTAGCTTCACCATGGCCATGGCAGTACACTCAGCCCAGCTCGGTATGCGCAAACTGCTGATCTTCTTCCTTCTTTTGACGCTCTTGTTCGGCGGGATTTTTTTGGGCATCAAGGCAATCGAGTATCACGACAAGTATGTTGAACATCACATCCCCGGTCATAGTTTCAATTTCGAGCCAGTGACATTGCCAGATGGCAAGCTGCATAATGTGGATCAGGCGAATGCCCAGTTATTCTTCTCACTCTACTTTGCCATGACCGGGATGCACGCCATTCACATGATCGTTGGCGCTGGCCTGTTGTCAGCTCTCATCTACATGGCTTGGCGCGGCAAGTTCAGCGCAAGTTATTACACGCCAGTTGAGAACATTGGGCTCTACTGGCACTTTGTAGATATTGTCTGGATTTTCCTGTTTCCGTTGCTTTATTTGATCAGCAGGGTACATCATTAACCGAGCACACCATGTCCCAAAATACTGAACATTCCGAACACATTGTTTCCGTCTGGTTGTATCTGGCCATTTTTGCGACTCTGCTTGTCTTCACAGGTGTGACCGCGGTCGTAGCTTTTATAGACTTAAGCGCGAATATTGGGGGCCATGTTGTTAACTTCAATCCTCTGGTCGCGCTGGCCATCGCCATCTTCAAGGCCACGCTTGTGATCCTCTTCTTCATGCACGTCAAGTACAGCTCTCGTCTGACCAAAATTGTGGTCGGTGCGGGCGTTTTCTGGCTTCTCATCCTGCTCAGCCTCACCATGACGGATTACCTCAGCCGCAGCCTGCAGACCGCGCCGCCCATGCACTAAAGCTGTTTCGGAATTGATTTGGACAGCAAGTTCGAGAGCAGGGCTTTCAGAGGATGCGGAAAAGTCGGCTTTCTTGTCATTCCGAACACGCAGTGGAGGAATCCCTATTGTGCCGAAATTCTCTGCTTCCGCGTCCGTCAGGGGGCACGGAATTTTATCGGTGCCATAACGATGCTTGGGACTACCGTGGAAGAGCACGGCTTCAGCCGCGCGTTAAGGATTCCAGAACAACGCGGGCTTTAGCCCCTGCGCCTACAACAGCGGCACCACTCTGATATCAAACAGTTCATCCCGTGAAAATTGTGGGTCATAATGGTCTGACGGCATTCAGGATGCCGCGTTGCTCCCAGCTCTTTGAAAATTCATCGCCTGTAGCGCTGGCGTCCCGCCGGCTGTCGTGTGGGCATCTTGCCCACACGCTTTTCGAGCTTGCCTCGGGAAGAGCCGCGCCTCCTTATTCCCAAACCCCTCGTTTTAACTACTTGAACCACTGCCGGCGCTCTCTGTATGTCATTGAATTGTAGTGGCTTATCAATGCTTGGACTACTCCAAGTAATGGGGGGTGGGGGAGTAATACTTTGAAGGAAAATGGCCGGCTGAAGGTTCTTCAGAGAATGGCTTGCTGCGGCGCACCCGCTCAGCATGACAAGCCAGAATAAAAGACTGAGTACTAAAGACTGACAACTGATGACTGAGGAATGGTGACTAAGGACTGACTCATTTAGGTCATTTTCGGGTTAAAATCGGCATATCTGGAAAGGGCTCCAATGGGGACACGTAAATCGCCGCGTATTCAAAAGAACGTATCGGTACGAATTTTTGGAATGGATTCCAGCGGCAAGCCGTTCTCCTCGTCAGCCGAGACGCTGGATGTCAGCCCTTCCGGTGCGCGGTTGGTTGGCGTGTATCAATTTGAAGTTCCTGGCGAGACCATTGGCCTGGAAGTGAAAGGCAAAAAAGGACGCTTCCTCGTCGTCTGGATCGGGAAGAAAGGCTCAAAAAACGAGGGACAAATTGGCCTTCGCAGTGTTGATCCGGTAACGACCGTCTGGGAGATGACCACGCCACTCGATGTCCCGGCTCCGTTCCCCCGCACCCTTGGCAACAGCAATGCGAAGCTCGGACCAGCGCGTGCATCGGTTCCCCTCACGGTTGGGCCCAAGCCTTATGATCGCCGCGCCGCCAAACGTCTTGCCGTGAAGGCTGGCGCCAAAGTTACCCCACTCGGGCAAAAACTTGAGGGACAAAATACCGGATGGGGCATCTGCACTGACCTTAGCCGCTCCGGCTGCTACATTGAAACCGTATACCCGTTGCCGCAGGATTCCCGCCTCGAGATCACCTTGCGCCTTGAGGGAAGAGAAGTTCACGCCACCGCGGTTGTGCGCGTTTCCAAGCCGAATTGGGGCATGGGCATACAATTCCTCAAAATGAGTGATGAAGACCGCGCCTTCCTGGTTGATCTGGTTGACAACCCCGCCAAACCTCGTAAATAAGTAGAACTTATTTCATAAATAGTTTTGAAAGGGCGCAGCCTGTTCAGCCGTGCCCATGAGTTCATGTCTTTCCCGTACTGGGACTTGTAGTGTGCTTTACTACGCTGCCACCGTGTACTCTTCCGGGTTATCGTCAAACACCTCTTTGCACTCCAGGGAGCAGAAGTAATAGTGTTCCCCATTCTGGCTTGACTTGAATTCGGTAATTCTTTCATCTACTTCTATTTGGCATACAGGGTCTATGGCCATGGTTCCTCCATATTGAAATTCGATTGTCCCTCGCGTCGAAAGGATGGCTGCAGTTTGAGTACGTTATTTGCCTTGCCAAACTGCATTTTCTGGATAAAAATCTCTGACGCAATCCATGCCTATGCAACTTTGTTCACGGCGATGGGTTGAATAACATTAAAGCAGTTACAAAATTTCGATGAGTACTTGGAGGAAAGTTAGTTATGAAGAGAACGTTGCTTTCACTTGTTACAGCAGCGGCCTTGATGGCTGCAACCACATCTCCTTTGTTGGCCCAGGGAACGTCTGGGTCGCCAGGGGCGGCATCATCGACCGGGAGACCCGGCCACAGGGAACATCATCCTGAGATTCGCGCGGCCCTGAAACATCTGAACATGGCCAAGGCGTCTCTGCAAAAGGGCTCCAAAGATTTCAGCGGTCACCGCGAGAAGGCGCTCGATCTAACCAACCAGGCGATTCAGGAGTGCCAGCAGGCCCTGCAGTCGGACAAGCAGTAACGGTGTTTGTTGAACGAGAGGGGCGGGGCATGGGGAGAAGGCAAATGCGCGCCCCTTTCTTAATTGCTGCATGGTAGAGACGTAGCTTGCTACGTCTCATCCAGACGATTTGTCATGAGGAAGATCAAAAAAAGAGTGCTGGGCCACACTTGAACCAGCACCCGGTTAAGAGAAGTTTCCAGGAGCCAGTTGAGCGGCACTGGCGCTGTGACGTAAACCAAAAAGTATCCAATAACCGTCAAATACAGCGTGCGCAAGCAAATCTTTTCTTCAATGCTCGCCGGTTTCTTCACTCCGGCCAGCAAGACATACAAAGCCAGGAATGGCGTTATGGTCAGGGCCCATCCGCCAAAATGCAGCACCTGGTCTGCGAATGCTTTCGCAACCGTGCGCCAGCGGGAGATGCGCCCAAGCATCTTCAGAGCCGTTAGAAATGGGGAAGACAAATCATTGTGCCCCGCAAGGTTTAGTTTGAAATAGGCCAGCATCACCAGTACCGGCCCCAGTCCTGCTGCCAGCAGCACCAGTTGCCGCAAGTACGTGCGTATCCCTTGTTTGCGAAGCGTAGTGATCAGATGGGCCAGGAGCAGGCAAGCCAGAAACAGGCTGCCTTCATTCTTTGTCCATGCTGCGAACCCGGCGGTAGTTCCGGCCAGCACCAGCATGCTGTTGCTCTGCGCTGCCGCTCTTTCATGCAGACACAGCAATACGAGGGTGGCGAGGAAGAAGAATCCCAGAGGAACATCAGCGTACTGCGCTCCTCCCAGAACAAGAAAAAAAGACGAGGCCAGCAGAACGGTAACCGCCAGGAATCCTTGACTTCTGCTGCCCAGAACAGACAGAGATAAAAAAAGCAGCCCCACAGTAGCTGCGGTGAACAGAAACCCAATCAGAATTGGTACCAGCGGGATATCCGCTCCTGCATAGCTCCACCCGCGTGCAACGCTGGCCGGGATAAGCAGCGGATAGTCCGTGTGCGAGATGGCTCCCTCGGCGGAAAACGCATCGCGCCAGTGTGGCCCACCCAGGAACAGGAACTTTGCCCGCAGGTTCCAGATGCCCCAGGCGTCCCATCCGCCTTGTATGGCTCCGCGTGCAAACCAGAGAAACCCTTTTCCGGCGACGAACAGCGTAAAGAAGAACGTTATAGCTGCAACCCATTCGATCTTCGACTTCGGGTAAGGCGTGCGCCTAGTTCTAACCGGCAGAGAATCAACTTGTTGTTTTCGCCATCTGGCGCTCACCGCGAACGCTGACAAAACAAGCAGAAGTCCGATCTCGCAGCCAATCAATGCGCCTCCGGCGGTCCCAAATACTATTAACCAGAGGAAGAAAAGTAACGATGTAATTCCAAAGCCCATGCCCACGGAAAGCGAGATTATTAGCAGAAGGTCCGGCAGCAGTCGCCGCTGTCTGGGCCACAACAGGCAGGTAAAGCTGAAGCCCAAGCCCAGCGCGACCAGGATTGACATAACAATCTTGATCACCGGCCGGCATTTCTCCTGAGCAGCATCAGGCCATTCCCAAAATCTTTCAGGACTACGAACTGCTGGCTGCTGATGGAAGCCGCGGTGGAGCCGGCAGGGAAGTCTCCGATCAAAGGATCGCAATCAGCCGTGGGGCGAACCACCAGGGGAGCGAGCGCATACTGTGCCAAGAAGTAATGTTTCTTGGCATCGAACGAGTTGTCGGGGTTCGGCATATAACAGACGACCCCGCGTTGGGGGAGCATGCTCTTAATGCCATCGAAGCGGCCCAGGTAAAGATTGTCCACATCGGGCGAGTGTGATTGGTAAGTGAGTTTCAACAGTTGCCCGCTGGAGAGCAAACTGACTGCCAGCAAGCATAGTGCCCCGGCTATGCGAATAGATGACCTGAAGTTCACCTGAAGTGTTGACCTCGTATAATCAAGACCGTCTTGTATAACACACTTCGAGCGCAGCCCCCGAGGTTTATTCAGTACGAGATCGGCGAGTTGTTTTGCGAGTATGAATCAAAAGCAAGGGGAGAGCAGCCTTGTTTTGGCTGCTCTCCCCTTAGATAAAATACTTCACTGCCGGTTCGACACATTAGCGGCAGTTTTTGGCAGAAAGCTCCAGGTTTCACCCAACTTGCTTATCGTAGGATTGGGCGGATGCTTGCTGTCCCACTCCCCTACCTGCGCTTCAACACTGGGCACCTGCTCCGGAGAAAGATGGCTGCGCAACTTCTCAAGAAATTCTTGCGTGGGCCGGCTTGACATGAGCCATCCGCTGCGCTGGGCCAAGAGTGCCCAGAAGTAGGCCTGGCTGTAGTCAGGGGCAAGACCCCTTTTGCCTGCGTACAAGTGTGCAAGGTTCATGTAGCTGTTTCCATCGCCCTTTTCTGCGGATAGCTTGTATAGTCTGATTGCCTCGTTGATGTCTTGAGGAACCCCTGCGCCTTCCTCGTACAGTACCGCCAAATTATTTTCGGCCTGCGAGTTTCCCTGGTCTACTGCTTTCCGGTACCAGCGAGCCGCTTGGGAAATATCCCGGGCTGTTCCAACTCCGGTTTCATACATTGTGCCCAGCAGAAACTCTCCCGCCGCATAGTGCTGCTTTGCCGCCTCCTGGCACCAGCGCATCGCCTCTGGCGGATTGCGCTCTACGCCCATACCGTGGAAATACAGGATTGCAAGATTGACTTGCGCGGGCGCAAACCCCTGGTTGGCTGCTTGTGTAAACCAGGTTATGCTTCCTTGCAGGTCCTGGCGGGCGCCCAATCCGTTCAGCAGCAGGTAGGCGAGATCGTACTGAGCTGGCGCATAACCCTCTGCCGCTGCGCGCTGAAACCACTTGAAGGCCTGTTGCTCATCGCGAGGGACGCCTTCGCCCCTAACGTACAGATAACCTATCTGGGTTTGCGCCTCAAGACTGCCAAAATTCGCTGCCTTAAGGAACCACTGGGCAGCTTCGACCGGATCATGTTGCACTCCCTTGCCCAGTTGGTAGGCCCGTGCCATCTTGAGTTGGTCCTGAACATATCCAGCTTCCGCGCGGTTAAACATATGTTCAACGTGCATGTCGGCGGAAAGAGAAGAATCCTGCGCTGTCGCCAGCGCTGGAGCAAGCAGTAAAAGGATGGTTGCCGCTGCAATCTCCCGCAGCGAAGTTTGTATGATAGCTCTACTTATAATTAGGGACCGCATAGTCCACCTCCAAAAAATTACAAAGCCGGCCAGTAACGATCACGGGACGGCCTCCGATGGTTGCGGTCAGCCGGGTTTTAGATCAACACCAGCAAATCTTGTTTCGAATCACCTCTGTGGCTTCCGGGGGGACACGGAAAGCGATTTTCAGAATCGCCTTAACACCAGCGAATTTTCTTGCGAATCACCTCTGCAGAAACGGGTAAGCCGTCTTGGATGTTGATGCGCTCGATTTCTCCATGCTTTAAATCGCGGCAAAATCGAATCAGCGCCTGCCATGACGGGTGGATCTCGTTGTTGGCGCTGGCAGCATCAACCGCCACAACCTTCGCCCGCAACGGAATCTCTTTCTTTTTATTGCCAAAATCTTCCATGTACTCGGTCTCCATCTACTACTCTTCTATTAACACTCGGAGGAGCTAATTTTGTCCAAAAGAAAAACTAAATGGTTGCAATCAGTTAAATTTGGGGTATATACTTAATCGTTTTTTAACATTTCAATTTATTTCGACTTCTCATTTATACAACCTGCGCTCCCTCGGTTTGGTTAACAGAGAATTAAATGTAGACAAAAATGGTTGTAGCTTTGAAAAACCTCTCGTTTTAAATCAGTCTTTCTCTGCCGTCAGAAACAGGGCCAATCCCCACACCAAAACAAATGTTCCTAAACTGGCCATGAGCAGAATTGGTATCCAGCCGGCCGTGCTCGAGGTGAAAGTCCAGAGGCTATCCAGGTGGAACGCGCTTGAGTTCGAGGTGTCGTCGAGCGAAAACAGCCAGTCGGCAATCGGGTTCCATTGCCACGCTGCCAGGCCGAGTGCGGCCAGCAGTATGCTGATCAATGCAATTTTTTCTGTGACCGCAATGGGTCTGGTCATGCGCTCAACCGCCCCGCTGCGCAGGCGTAGTTCCGATCTCCACCAGAGCGTGCCCGCAGAGGCGAGTTGCGGCTTTTGCAGGGTCTCGCGCCGGGCTTGCTGCAGGGTTTGACTCACCAGCACAAGGTCATTGCAATCGGCGCAAGCGGCCACGTGCGCGAGCAATGCTGGATCGCATGCTTCGGGCCATCGTCCCTCCCGTAGTGCTGCTGCAACTTCTTTTCGTTGGGTGCAAAAATATGACTTCATGTGTTTCTCCCCGGCTCGGGTGTTGCTTGCCGCAACAAGCGGGCCAGCTTCCTTCTCGCCCGGAATAGCAGGAGCCGGATGCTTGCCGCCCCCAACCCCGTGATCTGGGCGATCTCACGATGCGTGCAGCCTTCCGCGTAGGCCAGCCAGAGCAACTGCCGTTCTCGCGTATTCAGGCGTGCGAATGCGGGTCCGAGCAATGCCTGCGAATCAATGCGCTCAGAGGCGCGGTTATCTGGCGCAATCAATGCCGTTTCGGGAACGTCTTCCAGCGTTGTCGTCTGAGGCCGGCGCCAGTGGTCGCGCAATAGATTGCTTGCGATCCGGAACAAGTATCGCCGGCATGACTCTTCGTCGTCTTGCCTGCGTCCGGTGGCGCACAAAAACCGTAAGTAACTTTCCTGCAGCAGATCGTCAGCCAGAGCGGCATTGCCGGAGACGCGTGCCAGATAAGCCCATACCGCCCGCGCCGTCCGATGATAGAAGCCGGCGAATATCTCCTCATCCATGAGCGGCGCGTCCGTTTCTGCCGTATCGCGGGCGCTCGCTTGCGGAATGGCATCGTCCCAGGTCACAGGTCTTGTTCAATATATTATGGCGTCAAAGAGTCAGGGCTGTTTCAATTAGTCTCTGGTGTCCACGCTCGCGCCGCCTTGGGATTGTGCCTTCCCAGGCAACAATCCCAGATGCCGGGCCAGTAGAAATGAGAGCCCTGCCGAGATCACAAACCCAAGCCCCAGCATAAGCCCCAATGTTCCGAATACCAGAAGTGGAGAAGAGGCGTCGGGAACGCTGCCCCGCACCCAAATCAAACCCAGGCCCCCCAGAGTCAGCACCACGCCAAACTGCAAGGGGAAGAGGATCCTCCCCAGCGAACTGCCGGCATACGGTTGGAAGTTTGAAGGCAACGATACCGATTCAAGAAAGCGCTTCCCAGCTCCGCCTTGCACATAGGCCAGCAATTCTTCGTTGCTGCTGAACTTATCGAGCAGCTTGTTGCAGATATCGGTCTGCACTTTGAAGTGCCGCGACCAGCGCCGGTTTTCCAGCAGCACACGTGATATCCACAGCAGCGCGCCCAGAATGCAAACAAAGACCAGAAAGGGCACCGCGTCTCGCATGACCTCGCGGGTATACTCCCGGTTGGGGTCGTTCACATCGAACGATACCATCCCTCGGTCGAGGCTCAATCTCGGACCTTGTTTCCCCCTAATTCCAAAATTGCTGAATAAATAAAACTCCGGATTGCGGACGATCTCCGGATGACCCTGCAGGAACTGGACCAGTGCCGGATTAGTGCGGCCCACGTATTCCTGATCGCTGAGCAGTGACGGATCATGTGCAACCACACCGGTCAGTTTCGGGCTTATCCGCAACAGCTTGAACAGCTCTTCTCTGGTCGCCGCCAGTTCTTCATCGCTGATCGGTGCAGGGCTGGCCACGGGGGTCTGGACCTTTTCCGTAACACGGGATGCCGGCGATTGTGCCATGATCGAAGTTGCACAGAACAACGCAATCCATAATGCCGTCCACCGGACAACTCTACCGGAAAGCCGGCGGTTTTTTTTAGTATTCATCTCTGATCCTCGCTCTTTTTTGCATTTCAGTATTTTGCTTGTTTGCTGCCTATACAACGGATGAGGACGCAATTCGGTTAACAGGAAAATGAATGCCAGGAATGTTCGTTGCCCTGCGGACATCCTTTGCGGAACGCTGGCTTGCCCTATGTCTTCATTGCGTTTCAATGACTAAAACTTCCATGATTTGCATAAAGGTCAGGAGACTTGTTTCGGACGCAATTATGATTGAGTAGAGTAATCTTGTGAGTCATTCAAGACGAATACCGATCTCTCAATTCCAAAATTATCCGACTACTCAAATATGATCACTCGCCGGGAATTCATAAAAACCACCGCACTTGCTACGGCCGCGGCCGCAGCCACGAACCACGTATCCTTTGCCCAAACTGTTCCTGCAACTGGTGCGGTTTCGCAACGTCTCTTGACCGGGTGGGAGTACTACCAGGGAAGCCTGGGCGGCATTTGGGAAGTATGGCGCGGCGGCAAGGCCATCGAAACGACTGCCTGGCAGGCGATCACCATGCCGCACTGCTTCAACGCTCGCGATGCGGTTGATCCCGATCAGTCTTACTACCAGGGCCCTGGTTGGTATCGCACCAGGTTGAAGCTGGCTCCCGACCCGTTTCCTGACGGACGCATCCTGTTGCACTTTGAAGGTGCCGGGCAGAAGAGCGAAGTCTTCGTCAATCTTGAGAGCGTTGGCCGGCATATTGGCGGATATGACGAGTTCGTTCTTGATATCACCGAAGCTGCAGCCAAAGTCTTGAACTCGCCTAATAATGGTAATAAAGGTTCAAATGATAGTAATAAAGATACAAATGAAGTTCCTCTCGCCGTGCGCTGTGATAACTCGCGCGATTTAGACATGATTCCCTCCATCTTCAGTGACTTTAGTCTTTACGGAGGGCTTTATCGCTACGTGAATCTGGTCTATGTGCCCGCGATTTCGCTGGAGCGAATCCACATCAGCCCCACAGTCCAGCCCAACGGCCCAGCAAAGGTTTCTATCAAGGCCCGGCTTTACAACCCTGCATCACTTACCGATCAGGTACAGCTTTCTCTTCGCGTTCTTGATCCCA harbors:
- a CDS encoding sigma-70 family RNA polymerase sigma factor; the encoded protein is MTWDDAIPQASARDTAETDAPLMDEEIFAGFYHRTARAVWAYLARVSGNAALADDLLQESYLRFLCATGRRQDDEESCRRYLFRIASNLLRDHWRRPQTTTLEDVPETALIAPDNRASERIDSQALLGPAFARLNTRERQLLWLAYAEGCTHREIAQITGLGAASIRLLLFRARRKLARLLRQATPEPGRNT
- a CDS encoding YHS domain-containing protein produces the protein MAIDPVCQIEVDERITEFKSSQNGEHYYFCSLECKEVFDDNPEEYTVAA
- a CDS encoding cytochrome C oxidase subunit IV family protein translates to MSQNTEHSEHIVSVWLYLAIFATLLVFTGVTAVVAFIDLSANIGGHVVNFNPLVALAIAIFKATLVILFFMHVKYSSRLTKIVVGAGVFWLLILLSLTMTDYLSRSLQTAPPMH
- a CDS encoding cytochrome c oxidase subunit 3 family protein, whose product is MSDRSVVIHESPRHEAHHPMLQHHFDDMEQQKEASSLGMWIFLITEIMFFGGMFAAYLVYRHSYYDAFVWGSSSLNIIYGGVNTAVLIFSSFTMAMAVHSAQLGMRKLLIFFLLLTLLFGGIFLGIKAIEYHDKYVEHHIPGHSFNFEPVTLPDGKLHNVDQANAQLFFSLYFAMTGMHAIHMIVGAGLLSALIYMAWRGKFSASYYTPVENIGLYWHFVDIVWIFLFPLLYLISRVHH
- the ctaD gene encoding cytochrome c oxidase subunit I, which encodes MATNEMPREHYLNSEFGIKSWLLTKDHKRIGILYLLTITFFFFVGGFFATMIRIHLLTPEGALVSADNYNKMFTMHGIMMVFFFLVPSVPAVLGNFVLPLMLGAKDVAFPKLNLLSWYLLVVGGCVTLWALVSGGVDTGWTFYTPFSTTFSNTHVITAAMGIFIAGFSSILTGLNFIVTIHRMRAPGLTWFRLPLFVWAAYATSMIQVLGTPVIAITMVLVGLERAFHIGIFDPAYGGDPVLFQHMFWFYSHPAVYIMILPGMGIISEIISTFSRKPIFGYRFVAFSSLAIAVFGFIVWSHHMFVAGISVYAAMVASFLSFAVAIPSAIKTFNWAATLYKGSISYRTPMLYAFGFIGLFTIGGLTGLFLATLGLDIHLHDTYFIIAHFHYIMVGGMVMAYLGGIHYWWPKITGRMYPEGWAKLSAMIVFLGFNLTFFPQFILGYLGMPRRYASYPSEWQVLHVLSTAGASILAVGYLLPMIYLLYSLRFGEVAGPNPWGATTLEWQTTSPPPLHNFEEAPVVTEEVYHYSKEQEAAFV
- a CDS encoding PilZ domain-containing protein, producing the protein MGTRKSPRIQKNVSVRIFGMDSSGKPFSSSAETLDVSPSGARLVGVYQFEVPGETIGLEVKGKKGRFLVVWIGKKGSKNEGQIGLRSVDPVTTVWEMTTPLDVPAPFPRTLGNSNAKLGPARASVPLTVGPKPYDRRAAKRLAVKAGAKVTPLGQKLEGQNTGWGICTDLSRSGCYIETVYPLPQDSRLEITLRLEGREVHATAVVRVSKPNWGMGIQFLKMSDEDRAFLVDLVDNPAKPRK
- a CDS encoding tetratricopeptide repeat protein, whose product is MRSLIISRAIIQTSLREIAAATILLLLAPALATAQDSSLSADMHVEHMFNRAEAGYVQDQLKMARAYQLGKGVQHDPVEAAQWFLKAANFGSLEAQTQIGYLYVRGEGVPRDEQQAFKWFQRAAAEGYAPAQYDLAYLLLNGLGARQDLQGSITWFTQAANQGFAPAQVNLAILYFHGMGVERNPPEAMRWCQEAAKQHYAAGEFLLGTMYETGVGTARDISQAARWYRKAVDQGNSQAENNLAVLYEEGAGVPQDINEAIRLYKLSAEKGDGNSYMNLAHLYAGKRGLAPDYSQAYFWALLAQRSGWLMSSRPTQEFLEKLRSHLSPEQVPSVEAQVGEWDSKHPPNPTISKLGETWSFLPKTAANVSNRQ